In Methanococcoides sp. AM1, one genomic interval encodes:
- a CDS encoding methylenetetrahydrofolate reductase C-terminal domain-containing protein, whose product MIISSSKPFSEVLDMLMDKESVFIVGCSVCAAKQHVGGEPEVEEMKSNLKDAGVNVIGGIVAKAACSVRSLEYLEELAPKIKDADAVLVMACGSGTSNIARFVDVDVYPANNTESLGAMTGDKVIHHLCAMCGQCTIAEFGGVCPTAQCPKELLNGPCGGSMDGKCEVDPEKDCAWELIYERLERIGRLDLLDEVRDAKDRLVK is encoded by the coding sequence ATGATAATTTCATCTTCCAAACCCTTTAGCGAGGTCCTTGACATGCTGATGGACAAAGAGTCCGTTTTTATTGTAGGTTGCAGTGTATGCGCTGCCAAGCAGCATGTGGGTGGGGAGCCGGAGGTAGAGGAGATGAAATCCAATCTTAAGGACGCCGGAGTGAACGTGATCGGTGGAATCGTTGCAAAAGCAGCATGTAGTGTTCGCTCACTTGAATACCTTGAGGAACTTGCACCTAAAATAAAGGATGCTGATGCAGTGCTGGTCATGGCATGTGGAAGTGGTACTTCCAACATTGCACGCTTTGTTGATGTTGATGTCTATCCTGCCAACAACACCGAATCCCTGGGTGCTATGACAGGGGATAAGGTCATACATCATTTATGTGCCATGTGCGGGCAATGCACGATCGCCGAGTTCGGCGGTGTCTGTCCCACAGCCCAGTGTCCCAAGGAATTGCTTAATGGTCCCTGTGGTGGTTCCATGGACGGCAAGTGCGAAGTTGATCCTGAGAAGGATTGTGCCTGGGAACTTATTTACGAGCGTCTTGAGAGGATCGGCCGGCTGGATCTGCTGGATGAGGTCCGGGATGCGAAGGATCGTTTGGTGAAGTGA
- the glyA gene encoding serine hydroxymethyltransferase: protein MSYISDIDPEIANALELEAKRQDYKLNLIASENYTSRAVMEAQGCIMTNKYAEGYSGKRYYGGCEFVDIAETLAIERAKDIFGAEHVNVQPHSGSGANMAVYFSVLKPGDKIMSMDLSHGGHLSHGSPVSFSGQLYDIVPYGVSQETEMLDYDALMEMAKKEKPQMIVVGASAYSRTIDFKAFRDIADEVGAYLLADVAHIAGLIAAGVHPNPFPYADFVTTTTHKTLRGPRGGMVMCKEEYAKAINKSVFPGIQGGPLMHIIAAKAVAFKEAQGEAFKKDQEQTIKNAKALCAALQERGFDIVSEGTDNHLMLLNLNKYDITGKDAEVVMSKAGIVINKNTIPFETRGPFITSGLRAGTPASTTRGMKEAEMVEIADFFETILNNKDDDKVLEAVNADAQELCSRFPIYEHLK from the coding sequence ATGTCTTATATCTCAGATATCGACCCAGAAATTGCCAATGCATTGGAATTGGAGGCAAAGCGCCAGGATTACAAGCTGAACCTTATTGCTTCAGAGAACTACACAAGCCGTGCGGTCATGGAAGCACAGGGCTGCATTATGACCAACAAGTACGCAGAAGGTTACTCCGGAAAGCGCTACTATGGCGGCTGTGAATTCGTTGATATTGCAGAGACCCTTGCTATCGAGAGAGCAAAGGACATCTTCGGTGCAGAACATGTTAACGTCCAGCCACATTCCGGCTCAGGCGCAAATATGGCCGTTTATTTCTCCGTGCTCAAGCCAGGCGACAAGATCATGTCAATGGACCTCTCCCACGGTGGTCATCTCTCCCACGGAAGTCCTGTAAGCTTTTCCGGTCAGCTCTATGACATCGTCCCATACGGTGTTTCTCAGGAGACCGAGATGCTTGACTACGATGCACTTATGGAGATGGCAAAGAAAGAGAAGCCACAGATGATCGTTGTAGGAGCTTCCGCATACTCCAGGACAATCGATTTCAAAGCATTCAGGGACATTGCAGACGAGGTTGGAGCATACCTGCTTGCAGATGTTGCACATATTGCAGGTCTGATCGCTGCCGGTGTTCATCCAAATCCGTTCCCATATGCTGATTTTGTAACAACCACCACACACAAGACCCTTCGGGGTCCAAGGGGCGGAATGGTAATGTGCAAGGAAGAGTACGCAAAGGCGATTAATAAGTCCGTATTCCCGGGAATCCAGGGCGGCCCCCTTATGCACATCATCGCTGCAAAGGCAGTTGCATTCAAGGAAGCACAGGGCGAGGCTTTCAAGAAGGACCAGGAACAGACCATAAAGAATGCAAAGGCACTTTGTGCAGCACTCCAGGAAAGAGGCTTCGATATCGTTTCCGAAGGTACCGACAACCACCTCATGCTTTTGAACCTCAACAAGTACGACATTACCGGAAAGGATGCAGAGGTCGTCATGAGCAAGGCAGGTATTGTGATCAACAAGAACACAATTCCATTCGAGACCAGAGGTCCATTCATCACCAGCGGACTGAGGGCAGGAACCCCTGCTTCAACAACCCGTGGAATGAAGGAAGCTGAGATGGTAGAGATCGCTGACTTCTTCGAGACCATTCTCAACAACAAGGATGACGACAAGGTTCTTGAAGCAGTCAATGCGGATGCACAGGAACTCTGCAGCCGTTTCCCAATATACGAGCACTTGAAATAA
- a CDS encoding ATPase domain-containing protein: MNLMRSEILGLDKILKGGFPKPSAILIAGPAGSGKTTIAMQSIFTASEKKEVCMYVTSLNEPIAMVNNFMSKLSFYNISLLSTGNMNYIPIGTETLDKGIYSFMWNLEESIEKIKPDRIVIDPITAIGSTLDKEAKRRFYYDLFLRMKKWDALVIATGEFTKEELMTSDLSHVSDGVIYLSDDEVNKRRVRHLEILKLRGQGYRTGKHPFTITDEGVILHKQELPEPDIPYSTTRVSTGVSGLDNMTEGGIFKGSTMLISGSCGAGKTTIGTQFIAEGASSGEKGMIVSFVESDKQTINNARSIGHDISTHIASGLVKVLYTNPYDLEAGEHAIKLRSMIKEMGIKRIFVDDIHVFNDLMTPFDAKDHIKLLADIFRSNGITAMFAQRTDVNETIRDVNDYGMDSSVLLSLREEEAHTEKTISVLKMRGSAHDTGIRQFEVRSSGVDIILPSSQ; this comes from the coding sequence ATGAATCTGATGCGATCTGAGATATTGGGGCTTGATAAGATCCTGAAAGGTGGATTCCCAAAACCTTCTGCTATACTGATAGCAGGTCCTGCGGGTTCTGGCAAGACCACAATTGCAATGCAGTCGATCTTCACGGCCTCCGAGAAAAAAGAAGTATGTATGTATGTTACTTCATTGAACGAGCCTATTGCAATGGTCAACAACTTCATGTCAAAGCTCAGTTTTTACAATATTTCCCTGCTTTCCACCGGTAATATGAACTACATACCTATCGGCACCGAAACACTTGACAAAGGAATCTATTCTTTCATGTGGAACCTTGAGGAATCCATCGAGAAAATAAAGCCCGATCGAATTGTCATTGACCCTATAACAGCTATTGGCAGCACGCTTGATAAGGAAGCGAAACGCAGGTTCTATTATGACCTGTTCCTGCGCATGAAAAAATGGGACGCCCTGGTAATCGCCACCGGAGAGTTCACAAAAGAAGAACTTATGACAAGCGACCTGAGCCATGTTTCCGATGGTGTCATTTACCTTTCTGATGATGAAGTCAACAAACGCCGGGTGCGCCATCTTGAGATACTTAAACTGAGAGGTCAGGGGTACAGGACCGGCAAACATCCATTTACAATAACAGATGAAGGAGTGATACTCCACAAACAGGAACTGCCTGAACCTGATATACCATATTCAACCACCCGTGTTTCAACAGGTGTTTCCGGGCTTGACAATATGACAGAAGGAGGGATTTTCAAAGGTTCCACAATGCTCATATCCGGAAGCTGTGGTGCCGGCAAGACCACAATCGGAACCCAGTTCATTGCAGAAGGGGCAAGCTCCGGTGAAAAAGGCATGATCGTGTCTTTTGTCGAATCCGATAAGCAGACGATCAACAATGCGAGGTCTATCGGGCATGACATCAGCACCCATATTGCATCCGGACTCGTCAAGGTCCTTTACACCAACCCTTACGATCTTGAAGCTGGAGAACACGCTATCAAACTCCGTTCAATGATAAAGGAAATGGGAATCAAACGTATTTTTGTGGACGATATTCATGTATTCAACGACCTGATGACACCTTTTGATGCGAAGGACCATATCAAACTCCTTGCAGATATATTCAGATCTAACGGCATCACAGCAATGTTTGCACAAAGAACGGATGTGAACGAAACGATACGGGATGTCAATGACTATGGAATGGATTCCTCTGTCCTGCTTTCGCTGAGAGAAGAAGAAGCACATACCGAAAAGACGATTTCCGTACTCAAAATGCGTGGAAGTGCACACGATACCGGTATCCGGCAATTCGAGGTCAGAAGTTCCGGAGTTGACATCATATTGCCATCCTCCCAGTGA
- the folP gene encoding dihydropteroate synthase: MVVDVDICGLKVGDEHPVRLMGVINLSRESFYKGSVVDADSVLDVAYKMVGDGATIIDLGARSTWPLADPITKQEECNRLLPALEILKDNLDAVISVDTVFSDIAEKALEKGADVVNDVAGFATDGGMLDVVADHGCPAVVMAAGKLPGDPLGMDAIMRSLDDILVRSEERGIDTDQLILDPAIGKWVPEKLPMYDLETIDQFERLKVFEKPLLAAISRKSFIGDLLNKPATERLYGSLAAAAIVVQKGAHIIRTHDVAETLDVVQIAGAIRSRQPVVEENGFEVSVLDIANPDDAALAMRNIGVTGTGSIIMKGKTVNRVLRISNITTTEALIIKQEILARGGDAALERDAVSHETEKTDVIVMGTLLQVRKLADKLECQARNLPLISKMIKDALKQESDVEYCYLR; encoded by the coding sequence ATGGTTGTTGACGTTGACATATGTGGCTTGAAAGTTGGTGATGAGCACCCTGTACGCTTAATGGGTGTTATAAACCTGAGCCGTGAATCTTTTTACAAGGGGTCTGTGGTCGACGCAGATTCCGTTCTTGATGTTGCTTACAAGATGGTTGGCGATGGAGCTACTATCATTGACCTTGGTGCCCGTTCAACCTGGCCGCTGGCCGATCCTATCACAAAGCAGGAGGAATGCAACCGCCTTTTGCCTGCACTGGAGATCCTTAAGGACAATCTGGATGCTGTTATCTCCGTGGACACTGTGTTCTCGGACATTGCGGAGAAGGCGCTGGAAAAAGGTGCTGACGTTGTCAACGATGTTGCAGGATTTGCAACAGATGGCGGCATGCTGGACGTGGTTGCTGACCACGGCTGTCCGGCAGTTGTGATGGCAGCGGGAAAACTGCCAGGCGATCCGTTAGGTATGGATGCCATTATGCGTTCCCTTGACGACATCCTCGTGCGTTCAGAAGAACGTGGAATTGATACTGACCAGCTTATTCTGGACCCCGCCATCGGTAAATGGGTGCCGGAAAAACTTCCTATGTATGACCTTGAGACCATCGACCAGTTCGAGCGTCTGAAAGTATTCGAAAAACCGCTCCTTGCAGCCATCTCCCGCAAGTCGTTCATCGGTGACCTGCTCAATAAACCCGCAACTGAGCGCCTGTACGGCAGTCTGGCAGCAGCAGCGATCGTTGTCCAGAAGGGTGCACACATAATCCGCACTCACGACGTGGCAGAGACACTCGATGTGGTGCAGATCGCAGGCGCCATACGCAGCAGGCAGCCGGTGGTTGAGGAAAACGGCTTCGAGGTCAGTGTGCTGGACATCGCAAATCCCGACGATGCAGCTCTTGCAATGCGAAACATCGGTGTTACCGGTACGGGTTCCATTATCATGAAAGGCAAGACCGTGAATCGTGTACTGCGCATCAGTAACATCACCACAACCGAGGCCCTAATCATAAAGCAGGAGATCCTGGCACGCGGCGGGGATGCAGCGCTTGAACGTGATGCTGTCTCCCATGAGACCGAGAAGACCGATGTCATTGTAATGGGTACATTGCTCCAGGTCAGGAAACTTGCCGATAAGCTCGAATGCCAGGCAAGGAACCTTCCGTTGATATCAAAGATGATCAAAGACGCACTGAAACAGGAATCTGATGTGGAATACTGCTATCTGAGGTAA
- a CDS encoding NAD+ synthase, with the protein MELDSMDMEKAKDIIVDFIGKKLGEAGIPGAVVGISGGIDSALVAYLAVESLGAENVLGIHMPENTTPKSEVNDAKEVAERLGIDLKVINISDILGSYKSIMPDISEATAPVDGNLKARIRMSVLYYYANMLGRAVMGTGNKTEILLGYFTKYGDGGVDLEPIGDLYKTEVREMSKMLGLPESILNKAPSAGLWEGQTDEDDLGVPYETIDKVLEPILAGEGQERVSTRLRVPMEDISSLMRRLRVNMHKRATPPIADLDELRED; encoded by the coding sequence ATGGAACTTGATAGCATGGATATGGAAAAAGCGAAGGACATTATTGTGGATTTTATCGGGAAGAAGCTGGGTGAAGCAGGAATACCCGGAGCAGTTGTTGGAATCAGCGGTGGCATTGATTCAGCACTTGTGGCATATCTTGCTGTTGAATCTCTGGGTGCTGAGAATGTACTGGGTATCCATATGCCGGAGAATACTACTCCCAAATCCGAAGTAAATGATGCAAAAGAGGTTGCGGAGAGACTGGGTATCGACCTCAAGGTGATAAATATCTCTGATATCCTTGGTTCTTACAAGAGTATAATGCCTGACATCTCTGAAGCCACAGCTCCTGTCGACGGGAACCTGAAAGCAAGGATAAGGATGTCTGTACTTTACTACTATGCCAATATGCTTGGCAGGGCTGTGATGGGCACGGGTAACAAGACCGAGATCCTTCTGGGATACTTCACAAAATACGGTGATGGTGGTGTTGACCTTGAACCGATCGGTGACCTGTATAAGACCGAGGTCAGGGAAATGTCAAAAATGCTTGGCCTGCCTGAAAGCATACTCAACAAAGCACCTTCTGCTGGACTCTGGGAAGGTCAGACCGATGAAGATGACCTGGGTGTTCCCTATGAGACCATTGACAAGGTACTGGAACCTATACTTGCAGGTGAAGGGCAGGAACGTGTGAGTACAAGGCTTAGAGTTCCTATGGAAGACATAAGTTCACTGATGAGGCGTTTAAGGGTCAACATGCATAAAAGGGCAACTCCTCCGATAGCTGATCTCGATGAGCTTCGGGAAGACTGA
- a CDS encoding tRNA(Ile)(2)-agmatinylcytidine synthase — protein sequence MIIAIDDTDSREGMCTTYLCAMLMDELKEYGDIIDSPILIRLNPTIPYKTRGNASTAFEIDTNEPEKVMEHVILRVEELAELQSEMTNPGIVFIPDGEQGRVKEALGNFFMQAVREVLEIEDAKNLISELGLPSKGLKNGRGLIGALAACGAMLNPGWDHTYEYLAYREKDAWGTPREVNEESVRKADLETYPDTWDTVDCANDLVVCIPHAGDPVLFGIRGNSIDVVTRTSQMISSEPVERHMVYRTDQGTDLHLIPVEKIADIRDLHSYTIEVTVATDPQTIRGGHTIFSIRDDSGDEMDCAAYEPTKNFRELARKFIPGDRIIFSGSVKNNTLNIEKIKIISLAEKYETVNPSCPECGKNMKSAGKGQGYRCKKCGTSADSAELVKVERDLETGTYEVPPCARRHLAMPLVRCMKEKEEEHGNIFPSR from the coding sequence ATGATCATAGCTATAGATGATACCGATTCCAGAGAGGGAATGTGCACTACATACCTGTGTGCAATGCTAATGGATGAGCTGAAAGAGTACGGCGATATCATAGACAGCCCGATACTCATACGCCTCAATCCGACAATACCCTACAAGACTCGTGGAAATGCATCTACAGCTTTTGAAATTGATACCAACGAACCGGAAAAGGTCATGGAACATGTGATCTTACGGGTTGAAGAGCTGGCAGAACTACAAAGCGAAATGACAAACCCGGGAATCGTGTTCATACCCGATGGTGAACAGGGAAGAGTAAAGGAAGCACTCGGGAACTTCTTCATGCAGGCCGTACGCGAGGTACTGGAAATCGAGGATGCAAAGAACCTTATTTCAGAACTTGGCCTGCCATCAAAGGGATTGAAAAATGGAAGAGGCCTTATCGGTGCCCTTGCTGCCTGTGGTGCTATGCTCAATCCCGGCTGGGATCACACTTACGAATACCTTGCATACAGGGAAAAGGATGCATGGGGAACGCCAAGAGAGGTCAATGAGGAAAGTGTAAGAAAAGCAGATCTGGAAACATACCCGGATACGTGGGACACTGTGGACTGTGCTAACGACCTTGTGGTCTGCATACCGCATGCAGGAGACCCTGTGCTTTTCGGCATCCGTGGCAACAGCATTGATGTGGTCACAAGAACCTCACAGATGATAAGCTCCGAACCTGTAGAACGTCATATGGTCTACCGGACAGACCAGGGAACAGACCTTCATCTTATACCTGTAGAAAAGATCGCGGATATCAGGGATCTGCATTCCTACACAATCGAAGTGACAGTGGCAACTGATCCACAGACGATCCGGGGAGGACATACTATTTTTTCCATCCGGGATGACTCAGGAGATGAGATGGACTGTGCTGCTTATGAGCCTACCAAGAACTTCAGGGAACTTGCCCGTAAGTTCATCCCAGGAGACAGGATCATCTTCTCAGGTAGTGTCAAGAACAATACGCTGAACATCGAAAAAATAAAGATAATATCCCTTGCAGAAAAATACGAGACTGTTAACCCTTCATGTCCGGAATGTGGAAAGAATATGAAATCCGCAGGCAAGGGACAGGGCTATCGCTGCAAGAAGTGTGGAACATCTGCAGATTCAGCTGAACTTGTGAAAGTGGAAAGAGACCTTGAGACCGGTACATATGAGGTCCCTCCATGTGCACGCAGACATCTGGCAATGCCCCTTGTGCGTTGTATGAAAGAAAAAGAGGAAGAACACGGGAACATATTCCCGTCAAGGTAA
- a CDS encoding transcriptional regulator — translation MTKDILIHQIIEVLERADFTVSNRCNIRPRSFDLAARQDNTLLFCKVLYNIDGLNEETAREMIALAEYLGGYPILVGAKTRDQMLEDSVVYMRYDIPAVNVQTLSDYFVESVPPLVSAAPGGLYVSIDGDVLKNARMDISMSLGALASELGVSRRTISKYEEGQMDASIDIVLHLEEILDVALAKSIDILRSFEKDLEPASTKEEEPERSTPPNDNILNFIYTLGYDVLSTNQAPFKAVSKDYSSTFLTGVSEYSNAMLKRAHLMSSISDVIQTQSVFIVEGKSRYESVENTVLIERDELNSLSDADDLETLINERARHRKEN, via the coding sequence ATGACTAAGGATATTCTGATACATCAGATCATTGAGGTATTGGAACGCGCTGATTTCACAGTTTCAAATCGATGCAATATCAGGCCTCGGAGCTTTGATCTCGCTGCACGTCAGGATAATACGCTCCTATTCTGTAAGGTCTTATACAACATTGACGGTCTGAACGAAGAAACTGCCCGGGAAATGATAGCTCTGGCAGAGTATCTTGGTGGTTATCCGATACTGGTGGGTGCAAAGACCCGTGACCAGATGCTTGAGGATAGCGTAGTGTATATGAGATACGATATACCTGCGGTGAATGTCCAGACACTTTCTGACTATTTTGTAGAGAGTGTTCCTCCGCTTGTATCCGCAGCACCCGGCGGGCTGTATGTGTCCATAGACGGTGATGTGCTTAAGAATGCAAGAATGGACATCTCAATGTCACTGGGAGCACTTGCATCCGAGCTTGGAGTGTCACGTCGTACTATCAGTAAATATGAAGAAGGGCAGATGGATGCTTCAATTGACATCGTATTACATCTTGAGGAAATACTTGATGTTGCGCTTGCAAAATCCATTGACATCCTGCGCAGCTTTGAGAAAGACCTGGAACCTGCAAGTACCAAGGAAGAAGAGCCAGAGAGGTCCACTCCTCCAAATGACAATATCCTGAACTTTATCTATACACTGGGCTATGATGTCCTTTCAACGAACCAGGCACCATTTAAGGCGGTGTCCAAGGACTATTCCAGTACTTTCCTTACGGGAGTGAGCGAGTACAGCAATGCAATGCTAAAGCGAGCCCACCTCATGAGCAGTATATCGGATGTTATCCAGACACAATCTGTTTTTATTGTGGAAGGTAAGAGCAGGTATGAGTCAGTGGAGAACACTGTGCTTATCGAGAGGGATGAACTTAATTCATTATCCGATGCAGACGACCTTGAAACCCTTATCAATGAGAGGGCAAGGCACAGAAAGGAAAACTGA
- the purN gene encoding phosphoribosylglycinamide formyltransferase, translating to MTLNIAVLVSGRGSNLQSIIDNIENGYIPDAAIKVVVSDKGDAYALERANDQGIDAVFIDPSAFGGKKGYEKEVLRTLAKYDIQLVLLAGYMRIIGRDVIEAYKNRMMNIHPALLPSFMGLHAQKQAFDYGVKVAGCTVHFVDEGMDTGPIILQRCVPVLEGDTEDTLADRILEQEHKIYPEAVKLFAEDRLKVEGRIVSIL from the coding sequence ATGACTCTCAATATTGCAGTTCTTGTCTCTGGACGCGGTTCGAACCTGCAGTCTATCATTGATAATATTGAAAATGGCTATATTCCGGATGCTGCTATCAAAGTTGTTGTCAGTGATAAAGGGGATGCCTACGCACTTGAGAGGGCTAACGATCAAGGTATTGATGCGGTATTCATAGATCCTTCGGCTTTTGGTGGAAAGAAGGGATATGAAAAAGAGGTTCTTAGGACGCTTGCGAAATATGATATACAGCTGGTTCTCCTTGCAGGATATATGCGTATCATTGGCAGGGATGTAATAGAAGCTTATAAGAACCGTATGATGAACATCCATCCCGCACTTTTACCATCCTTCATGGGACTGCATGCACAGAAACAGGCATTTGATTACGGCGTTAAGGTCGCCGGCTGCACAGTGCATTTCGTTGACGAAGGAATGGATACCGGACCGATCATCCTCCAGAGATGTGTTCCCGTGCTTGAGGGGGACACCGAGGACACTCTTGCAGACCGCATCCTGGAACAGGAGCATAAGATCTACCCTGAGGCTGTAAAACTGTTCGCTGAGGACAGATTGAAGGTGGAAGGTAGGATCGTATCTATCTTATAA
- a CDS encoding bifunctional methylenetetrahydrofolate dehydrogenase/methenyltetrahydrofolate cyclohydrolase has protein sequence MPDEDQTKIIDGRAVAKKVEAEVKTGVEKLKSEKGITPGLATILVGDDPASKMYVRLKHKACDRVGVYAEDHPLPESTTQEELLDLISTLNAREDIHGILLQLPLPRHLNEQEAMNAIDPAKDADGFHPFNMGQLLIGIEELVPCTPKGVIRALEEYNIDIQGKHAVIVGHSNVVGKPMAAMLVNRNATVSVCHVFTEDTSKFTKEADILVVATGVKHLIKEDMVKEGAVIFDVGITEENGKVYGDVDFENVIKKAALVTPVPGGVGPVTISILMQHVLMAAQKTA, from the coding sequence ATGCCTGACGAGGACCAGACCAAGATCATTGATGGAAGAGCTGTCGCAAAGAAAGTGGAAGCAGAGGTTAAGACCGGAGTTGAAAAGCTCAAAAGCGAAAAAGGAATAACTCCCGGGCTGGCCACAATTCTTGTTGGCGATGACCCTGCATCAAAGATGTATGTGAGGTTAAAACACAAAGCATGTGACCGCGTAGGCGTTTATGCAGAGGATCATCCGCTTCCTGAGTCCACGACACAGGAAGAACTTCTTGACCTTATCAGTACACTGAACGCAAGGGAGGATATCCATGGTATTCTCCTGCAGCTTCCGCTTCCCCGACATCTCAATGAGCAGGAAGCAATGAATGCCATTGATCCTGCAAAGGATGCGGATGGTTTCCACCCCTTCAACATGGGCCAGCTTCTCATTGGCATCGAGGAACTTGTGCCATGCACTCCAAAGGGTGTCATTCGTGCACTTGAGGAATACAACATTGACATACAGGGCAAGCATGCGGTGATCGTTGGTCACAGCAACGTCGTGGGAAAGCCCATGGCAGCAATGCTTGTGAACAGGAACGCTACTGTTTCTGTGTGCCATGTGTTCACTGAGGATACCTCAAAGTTCACGAAAGAAGCAGACATCCTTGTGGTTGCCACAGGTGTGAAACATCTCATCAAGGAAGACATGGTAAAGGAAGGCGCTGTGATCTTTGATGTTGGTATCACGGAAGAGAACGGTAAGGTCTACGGAGACGTTGACTTTGAGAATGTCATCAAGAAAGCTGCTCTGGTAACTCCGGTTCCAGGCGGAGTTGGTCCTGTGACCATTTCCATACTCATGCAGCATGTCCTGATGGCAGCACAGAAGACTGCTTAA
- a CDS encoding PGF-CTERM sorting domain-containing protein, with product MLKRKEIGKILILVLLVSMLSVAFASAAADKLNDSENTGEIADSNISHSYFEECKIHPLFIASRGNFPETTDLEWEKSVTRCYDSITKMGPSYTIDSSIKGIFCADELLEVHLGSAYKGKMNESKIDEIYRKINKQCEQEEGISDIPVVFMWAQDEEDMPLPDYGPEIFEEAKSGSSFIAAYGTMPIIKEKSEKLRWTDLLGHTKDRELDPFFAEFGGPVVSYGVSINGYLSVGMNSDTPEKVNESVINEIYQTINKHFEQEASMEEVPVLFEWGRSTIPTDAVCQPPIQFDENQTSKDEKSTPGFGLILMIVGIIGAALFAKRHE from the coding sequence ATGCTAAAGAGAAAAGAAATTGGTAAAATTTTGATACTTGTATTATTAGTTTCCATGTTATCAGTAGCTTTTGCAAGTGCTGCTGCTGACAAATTAAATGATTCTGAAAATACCGGTGAGATCGCCGATTCAAACATCTCTCATTCCTATTTTGAAGAATGTAAGATTCATCCACTGTTCATAGCCAGCAGGGGAAATTTTCCCGAAACAACTGATCTGGAATGGGAAAAGTCGGTTACCAGATGCTATGATTCCATAACTAAAATGGGTCCCTCATATACAATTGACAGTTCTATAAAAGGCATCTTTTGCGCCGATGAATTGCTGGAAGTGCATCTGGGTTCTGCTTATAAGGGAAAAATGAATGAGTCAAAAATTGATGAAATCTACAGGAAAATAAATAAACAATGTGAGCAGGAAGAGGGAATCAGCGACATACCCGTGGTCTTTATGTGGGCACAGGATGAGGAAGATATGCCCCTTCCAGATTATGGTCCGGAGATCTTTGAAGAAGCTAAAAGCGGTTCATCATTTATAGCTGCCTACGGGACAATGCCCATAATTAAGGAGAAGAGTGAAAAATTAAGATGGACGGATCTGCTTGGTCATACCAAGGATAGGGAACTTGACCCATTTTTTGCTGAATTTGGTGGTCCCGTAGTAAGTTATGGAGTCAGTATTAATGGATATCTAAGTGTGGGCATGAATTCTGATACGCCTGAAAAAGTAAATGAGTCAGTAATTAATGAAATATATCAGACAATCAATAAACATTTTGAACAGGAAGCGAGTATGGAAGAAGTTCCGGTACTATTTGAATGGGGGAGATCCACTATTCCGACAGATGCTGTTTGTCAGCCCCCCATTCAATTTGATGAAAACCAAACTTCAAAAGACGAAAAGTCAACTCCTGGATTTGGCCTAATTCTGATGATTGTTGGTATTATAGGCGCTGCTCTCTTTGCGAAAAGACATGAATAA
- a CDS encoding NOB1 family endonuclease: MTFYITDSAVFIYGYDGNPSQFITVPTVRNEMKSQEALMRFEIACETGARVEQPDPDIRKKVVSLAKETRDVEELSDTDIDILAKAFEYKDDSVLLTDDYAVQNVASVLGIEFKPIAQKKIRDVLVWGKKCTACRRKFDEGEECPVCGSPLKKVRKRKL; the protein is encoded by the coding sequence ATGACATTCTATATTACGGACTCCGCAGTTTTTATCTATGGTTATGATGGCAATCCTTCACAATTCATAACAGTACCTACTGTTAGGAATGAAATGAAGAGTCAGGAAGCTCTTATGCGATTTGAGATCGCCTGTGAAACAGGTGCCCGAGTGGAACAGCCTGACCCCGACATCAGGAAAAAGGTGGTTTCACTTGCGAAAGAGACGCGTGACGTCGAGGAACTTTCAGATACAGACATAGATATCCTCGCAAAGGCATTTGAATATAAAGATGACTCAGTTCTATTAACTGATGATTATGCTGTACAGAACGTTGCATCCGTCCTTGGTATTGAATTCAAGCCAATTGCACAGAAGAAGATACGTGATGTCCTTGTGTGGGGAAAAAAGTGCACTGCATGCAGACGTAAGTTCGATGAAGGTGAGGAATGCCCCGTTTGTGGATCACCATTGAAAAAGGTCAGGAAAAGAAAACTATAA